DNA sequence from the Methanobrevibacter sp. genome:
ATAATGATTTCACTTGACAGCAAAGACAACAAAGTAGTCATTAAAGGATGGCAGGAAAAAATCGATAAAACACCAACTGAACTCTCGCAAGAGTTTAAAGAACATGGTGCAGGAAGTATTTTATTTACAAATGTTGATGTTGAAGGGCTTTTAGGAGGATTTTATACAAATCCTGTTGTTGAACTTAAAAAATCCGTAGACCTGCCGGTTGTATATTCCGGAGGGATTACAACAATCGATGACATTAAGAAATTAAATGAAAGCGGTGTGGATGGAATTGTAATCGGTTCTGCACTTTATAAAGATAAACTTGATTTAACTGAAGCTTTGAAATATCAAAAGAGGATTTAAAATGAAAGTAATGGCCACAGGAACATTTGATATACTTCACCCTGGACACGTATTATTTCTTGAAAAAGCTAAAGAACTGGGCGGAGATGATGCTGTTCTTGCAGTTGTAATAGCCAGGGATTCGACTGTAGAAAAAAGAAAAAGAATACCTATTATCCCTCAGGAACAGAGACTGGAAATGATAAAGAGTCTTAAGCCGGTTGATGAAGCATATCTGGGACATGCAGGAGACATGTTTAAGATTGTTGAAGAGATTAAACCTGATATAATTGCAATAGGCTCTGATCAGGACCATGATGTGGAAAAACTGCAAAAAGTTTTAGATGAAAGAGGAATAGACGCCAAAGCCATGCGTGTTGATGATTATATGTTTGGAGAACTTGACAGTACCTGCAAAATCATCAGAAGAATAAAACATACAGACTTTAAAGATAAAAATGGAGAATTATAGTAAGTAGGAGATTATAAAATGAAAAGTGCAGCTATTATCGGAGCAAGCGGATATACCGGCGGAGAGCTTTTAAGAATGCTCAGCGGACATCCTGACGTTGAAGTGACCGAAATCACTTCAAGAAAATTAGACGGCGAGCCAGTTCATAAAACCCACCCGCACATCAGAGATACCGGTTTGGTGTTTGAAGATAAAAAGCCATCAGAGTTGGATGCAGACGTTGTATTTACTGCAACTCCCCATGGTGCATCAATGAAGATTGTTCCGGAAATTTTAGAAACCGGCACCAAAGTAGTTGACTTAAGCGGAGATTACAGATATCGCGACACTGCCGTTTATGAAAAATGGTACGCAATGAAACATACTGATAAAAAAAATAAAGGAGCATTCGGACTTCCCGAAATATACAGAGAGACAATTAAAAAAGCGGATTTGGTGGCAAATCCGGGGTGTTTTCCAACCGGTGCAATTTTATCCTCATATCCTCTTGTTAAAAACAATCTGGTTGAAAGAATAGTTATTGACTCAAAAACAGGAGTTAGCGGAGCAGGAGTAAATCCTTCCAGCACAACACATTATCCAAATATTGCAGATAATGTAAATCCATATAAAATTTCTTCACACAGGCACATGTCTGAAATCCAACAGGAATTACACGGATTTGATGATGTTAAAGTTTCATTTACCCCTCACTTAACACCTGTCAATAGGGGAATCCAAACTACAAGCCACAGTTTCTTAAAAGAAGAACATTTAGACATTACTCCTGATGAAATTAGGACATTATACGAAAAAGAATACGGTGATGAATACTTTATCAAACTTATGGACGAAGGAGAAATACCGCATTTAAGTTCAGTTAGAGGTTCTAACTTTGTACATATCGGCGGATTTGAAATTGATGATACCGGAAGAGTGGTGATGCTGTCCTGTATTGACAATCTTGTTAAAGGAGCATCCGGCCAAGCTATTCAAAACATGAACATTCTACTTGGCATTGATGAAAGTGCAGGATTAACACACCTGGGTCTTCAACCTTAATGAGGTGATTAAAATGGCTACATTAATTATTTATTATTCCTATAGTGGAAAAACAGAATTAATAGCTAAAACTTTAGCAGTAAATTTGAAAACAGACATGGTTAAAATTCGCGACTTAAAAAAACGCAGCGGAGTTAAAAATAAATTATTAGCATCCATTCATGCATTCATGGAAAATAAAACTGAAATTAAACCTGCAAAAGTTGACTTAACCGATTATGACACTATAATATTCGGAACTCCAACTTGGGCTGGAAATCCCACTCCTGCTATTTTAACAATAATCGATAGATGCAATCTAACCGGAAAAGACGTGATTTTATTTGCTACTATGGACAATAATTACGGCGATACAAATATCGAAAGACTTGAAGAAAAAGCAAAAATGCGCGGAGGAAGAGTTATCGAGAGTTTCGCCATTTCCACCAAGAACAAGAGTCCTGAAAGATTAATCAGAGATATTGAAGCGATTATTGAAATGAAAGATTTGAAAATGTATACAAGGTAGATTAAATTGAGTGAGAATAACAAATCCGAATTAAAAATCAAAGCAATTGAGAACGGTACCGTAATTGACCATATTACTGCCAATAAAACATTGCATATCCTTAAAATTTTAAATCTCCCAGATAAGGAAATTAGAAATGTTACAGTGGCTATGAATGTGTCCTCTAAAGAAATGGGTAGAAAAGACATATTGAAAATTGAAAATAGGGAACTGGATCATGAGGAACTTAATCAGGTTGCTTTGATTGCACCAAAAGCTACAATCAACATTATTCGAGACTATAAACTTGTTAAAAAAGATAAAATCGTATTGCCTGAAAAGATTACATCAATTATTAAATGTACCAATCCCAAATGCATCACTAACTACGAAAACGAACCTATAACACCAATATTCAAGGTTGTTAATGATTGTCCAACTGTTGTTAGATGCCACTACTGCGAAAAATTAATAAAAACAGAAGATATTGATAAACAATTCGAATAATCTTCTATTTTTTTAAATAGTCAGCTAATCTTTTAGATAATGCAAGAATTGTTAATATCGGAGGTTTTCCTGGAGAAACGGGCAATACACTTGCATCGCAAACAAACAAATTTCCAATATTAGTTTCAAGATTGCTGTTTACAATCTCGCCGATTTTTGCAGTTCCTCCAGGATGGGCTCCCCTGTATACAGTTGATCCGATGGTTTTTGGATCAACCCCTGCCTTTTGTAAGATAAATCCTGCAGTGGCTGCTCCTTCTGCCAAATATCTTATATCATTGATTGTATTAATTTTAATAACGTCCCCATCATCAGTTACACGGCCTTTACACTCATCAAATGTTTTTACCATGATGCTGAGTATGTCTTTGTCAGTTGCTGAATCATCGATATTATCGCGAATAAATGATGAAAAATGAGGAGACAATACAAAATTATCGCCAATTACAAGTCCAGCCATTTGAACTTCAGTGTTAAAGCCAATATCTTTTAGAAATCCTCCAACAGTTACAAAGGGATCAAAGAATATCTCTTCACCTGCATTTAAAATTCCGGATTTTCTTAAAATTAGAGCAGATCCTATAGCCCCGGCAGACAGGATTACCTTATCTGCTTTTATGAATTCTTCCCTGTTATTTTTAACGTATTTAACACCGCACACATTATTATTTTCCACCAATACCTCTTTTACATCAGCTTCACAAATCAATGTTGCTCCATACTCCACTGCCTCATCAACAAAATCCTTTCCGGAAAATTTAGCATCAACAGGACATCCGAAAGCGCATTTCCCGCATTGTATGCATTTTTCTTCATTTATAGCTTTCGGCATTTTTAAAGTTTGAAGGCCAAGTTCATGTCCGGCATCCAGAAACGCCTCGGTGCCCTTTCCTATATGTGAATCGTCAAGAGGATGAACGCCTATCAGATTTTCAACATACT
Encoded proteins:
- a CDS encoding adenylyltransferase/cytidyltransferase family protein; this translates as MKVMATGTFDILHPGHVLFLEKAKELGGDDAVLAVVIARDSTVEKRKRIPIIPQEQRLEMIKSLKPVDEAYLGHAGDMFKIVEEIKPDIIAIGSDQDHDVEKLQKVLDERGIDAKAMRVDDYMFGELDSTCKIIRRIKHTDFKDKNGEL
- the pyrI gene encoding aspartate carbamoyltransferase regulatory subunit, which encodes MSENNKSELKIKAIENGTVIDHITANKTLHILKILNLPDKEIRNVTVAMNVSSKEMGRKDILKIENRELDHEELNQVALIAPKATINIIRDYKLVKKDKIVLPEKITSIIKCTNPKCITNYENEPITPIFKVVNDCPTVVRCHYCEKLIKTEDIDKQFE
- the argC gene encoding N-acetyl-gamma-glutamyl-phosphate reductase, which codes for MKSAAIIGASGYTGGELLRMLSGHPDVEVTEITSRKLDGEPVHKTHPHIRDTGLVFEDKKPSELDADVVFTATPHGASMKIVPEILETGTKVVDLSGDYRYRDTAVYEKWYAMKHTDKKNKGAFGLPEIYRETIKKADLVANPGCFPTGAILSSYPLVKNNLVERIVIDSKTGVSGAGVNPSSTTHYPNIADNVNPYKISSHRHMSEIQQELHGFDDVKVSFTPHLTPVNRGIQTTSHSFLKEEHLDITPDEIRTLYEKEYGDEYFIKLMDEGEIPHLSSVRGSNFVHIGGFEIDDTGRVVMLSCIDNLVKGASGQAIQNMNILLGIDESAGLTHLGLQP
- a CDS encoding flavodoxin domain-containing protein — translated: MATLIIYYSYSGKTELIAKTLAVNLKTDMVKIRDLKKRSGVKNKLLASIHAFMENKTEIKPAKVDLTDYDTIIFGTPTWAGNPTPAILTIIDRCNLTGKDVILFATMDNNYGDTNIERLEEKAKMRGGRVIESFAISTKNKSPERLIRDIEAIIEMKDLKMYTR
- a CDS encoding GMC family oxidoreductase N-terminal domain-containing protein — translated: MIVIIGTGAGGGILARELAEDGEDVTVLEKGPYINSKDAFNYYDKYSNDVDLLTTTCIGGSTIVSMSNMVRALESELLDYGIDLTGEYEYVENLIGVHPLDDSHIGKGTEAFLDAGHELGLQTLKMPKAINEEKCIQCGKCAFGCPVDAKFSGKDFVDEAVEYGATLICEADVKEVLVENNNVCGVKYVKNNREEFIKADKVILSAGAIGSALILRKSGILNAGEEIFFDPFVTVGGFLKDIGFNTEVQMAGLVIGDNFVLSPHFSSFIRDNIDDSATDKDILSIMVKTFDECKGRVTDDGDVIKINTINDIRYLAEGAATAGFILQKAGVDPKTIGSTVYRGAHPGGTAKIGEIVNSNLETNIGNLFVCDASVLPVSPGKPPILTILALSKRLADYLKK